One Chaetodon auriga isolate fChaAug3 chromosome 14, fChaAug3.hap1, whole genome shotgun sequence genomic window carries:
- the dnajc5gb gene encoding dnaJ (Hsp40) homolog, subfamily C, member 5 gamma b isoform X1, translated as MEDPNKLQRKMSTAGDSLYKVLGLEKGASPEEIKKAYRKLALRHHPDKNPDNPEAAEKFKEINNANCILNDENKRKIYDEYGSMGLYAAEQFGEEGVKYYFLMSKCWFKALVVCCSIFTCCCCLCCCCFCCGKCKSSEEEDNFAYMDPEDLEAQIREQDAEGDHVIIIQPSPCDTSANVVTSSDEGVTSAGENVPIVIQPHATNGTSGTLSDSK; from the exons ATGGAGGACCCAAACAAACTCCAGCGGAAAATGTCAACAGCAGGAGACAGTCTGTACAAAGTCCTGGGCCTTGAGAAAGGAGCATCTccagaagaaataaaaaaggcaTACAG GAAACTGGCGTTGAGGCATCACCCCGATAAGAACCCAGACAACCCAGAAGCTGCTGAGAAGTTCAAGGAGATCAACAACGCCAACTGTATCCTCAACGATGAGAACAAACGGAAGATCTATGACGAGTATGGATCCATGGGCCTGTACGCTGCCGAGCAGTTTGGGGAGGAGGGTGTCAAATACTACTTCCTCATGTCCAAGTGCTGGTTCAAG gCCCTCGTTGTGTGCTGCAGtattttcacctgctgctgctgtttgtgctgctgctgtttctgctgtgggAAATGCAAATCttcagaagaagaggacaaTTTTGCCTATATGGACCCAGAGGACCTTGAGGCACAGATCAGAGAACAGGATGCAG AAGGAGACCATGTAATAATTATTCAGCCGAGCCCTTGTGACACTTCAGCTAATGTTGTCACCTCTTCAGATGAAGGTGTCACCTCTGCAG GTGAGAATGTGCCGATTGTGATTCAGCCTCACGCGACCAACGGCACCTCGGGGACCCTGTCCGACAGCAAGTGA
- the dnajc5gb gene encoding dnaJ (Hsp40) homolog, subfamily C, member 5 gamma b isoform X2 — translation MEDPNKLQRKMSTAGDSLYKVLGLEKGASPEEIKKAYRKLALRHHPDKNPDNPEAAEKFKEINNANCILNDENKRKIYDEYGSMGLYAAEQFGEEGVKYYFLMSKCWFKALVVCCSIFTCCCCLCCCCFCCGKCKSSEEEDNFAYMDPEDLEAQIREQDAGENVPIVIQPHATNGTSGTLSDSK, via the exons ATGGAGGACCCAAACAAACTCCAGCGGAAAATGTCAACAGCAGGAGACAGTCTGTACAAAGTCCTGGGCCTTGAGAAAGGAGCATCTccagaagaaataaaaaaggcaTACAG GAAACTGGCGTTGAGGCATCACCCCGATAAGAACCCAGACAACCCAGAAGCTGCTGAGAAGTTCAAGGAGATCAACAACGCCAACTGTATCCTCAACGATGAGAACAAACGGAAGATCTATGACGAGTATGGATCCATGGGCCTGTACGCTGCCGAGCAGTTTGGGGAGGAGGGTGTCAAATACTACTTCCTCATGTCCAAGTGCTGGTTCAAG gCCCTCGTTGTGTGCTGCAGtattttcacctgctgctgctgtttgtgctgctgctgtttctgctgtgggAAATGCAAATCttcagaagaagaggacaaTTTTGCCTATATGGACCCAGAGGACCTTGAGGCACAGATCAGAGAACAGGATGCAG GTGAGAATGTGCCGATTGTGATTCAGCCTCACGCGACCAACGGCACCTCGGGGACCCTGTCCGACAGCAAGTGA
- the tp53i3 gene encoding quinone oxidoreductase PIG3 yields the protein MHQILHTRRFLLGNTYKTCCSIFARMMQAVCVDVPGGPENLVLRTVPKPQLKDGEVLIKVHATALNRADLLQRRGLYPPPPGESDIIGLEVAGTVDTLGPGVSRGWRPSDRVMALLCGGGYAEYVAVPEELLMPVPPNLTLCQAAAIPEAWLTAFQLLVFIAQVKEGEVVLAHAGASGVGTAAVQLVHLFGAVPVVTAGSPEKLKMAESLGAAAGFNYKEESFAQGVHHFTGGKGANVILDCIGGCNWEQNVCSLATDGRWVLYGTMGGRAVEGDLLGKLLSKRGHLLSSLLRSRSLQYKADLVKAFSRRVLPYFSDQTASLRPVIDSTFHLENIADAHRRMETNRNMGKIVINVIPQNQETQ from the exons ATGCATCAAATCCTGCACACTAGAAGATTTTTACTGGGAAACACCTACAAGACG TGTTGCTCCATCTTTGCCAGGATGATGCAGGCAGTGTGTGTTGACGTACCAGGAGGACCAGAGAATTTAGTGCTGCGAACTGTGCCGAAGCCTCAACTTAAAGATGGAGAAGTCCTAATTAAAGTTCATGCAACTGCCCTCAACAGGGCGGACTTGCTGCAG agGCGGGGACTGTACCCACCTCCCCCAGGTGAGAGTGACATCATAGGCCTGGAGGTGGCTGGCACGGTGGACACTCTGGGCCCAGGGGTGAGCAGAGGCTGGAGGCCATCTGACAGGGTCATGGCCTTGCTCTGCGGAGGCGGATATGCAGAATATGTTGCTGTGCCTGAGGAGCTTCTCATGCCTGTTCCCCCTAATCTCACACTCTGCCAGGCTGCTGCGATCCCAGAGGCCTGGCTCactgcttttcagctgctggttttcataG CTCAGGTGAAGGAGGGTGAAGTCGTGCTGGCTCATGCTGGAGCCAGCGGAGTCGGAacagctgctgttcagctgGTTCATCTGTTTGGTGCCGTGCCCGTTGTTACTGCGGGGAGCCCAGAAAAACTGAAGATGGCTGAGAGTCTGGGAGCAGCAGCTGGGTTTAACTACAAAGAGGAGAGCTTCGCGCAGGGAGTTCACCATTTTACAGGAG GCAAGGGAGCAAACGTCATCCTTGACTGTATTGGTGGGTGTAACTGGGAGCAAAACGTGTGCTCTTTAGCCACCGACGGCAGATGGGTGCTGTACGGCACCATGGGAGGCAGGGCAGTAGAGGGAGATCTGCTGGGTAAACTGCTCTCCAAGCGAGGCCACTtgctcagcagcctcctccgCTCTCGCAGCCTTCAG TACAAAGCAGACCTGGTGAAGGCTTTCTCACGCAGAGTGCTACCGTATTTCTCAGACCAGACAGCCTCCTTGAGGCCAGTGATCGACAGCACATTCCACCTGGAGAACATCGCAGACGCTCACAGGCGCATGGAGACCAACAGGAACATGGGGAAGATTGTTATTAATGTGATTCCTCAGAATCAGGAAACTCAATGA